In Thermoproteota archaeon, one DNA window encodes the following:
- a CDS encoding superoxide dismutase — protein MGKYTLPEMPYAYDALEPHLDARTMEIHHSKHHQAYTDKLNAALEQCGADVQNKDIIEILGDLSQVPDAQRGAVNFNGGGFDNHRLFWNNMKPNGGGEPGGAIADAIKASFGSFADFKEKFSSTTATIQGSGWGWLVYNPSSGKVEYKSMPNQTSPRTEKLVPLLGCDVWEHAYYLKYQNKRPDYIAAWWNVVNWDEVEKRFSKAK, from the coding sequence ATGGGTAAATACACACTTCCTGAAATGCCATATGCATACGATGCACTAGAACCGCATCTTGATGCAAGGACTATGGAAATCCATCACTCAAAACATCATCAAGCCTATACAGACAAACTCAATGCAGCCCTAGAACAATGTGGGGCAGATGTTCAAAACAAAGACATCATTGAGATACTTGGTGATCTAAGTCAAGTACCGGATGCTCAAAGAGGAGCAGTCAACTTTAACGGTGGTGGTTTCGATAATCACAGGCTATTTTGGAACAATATGAAACCAAATGGCGGCGGAGAACCAGGCGGTGCAATAGCTGACGCTATCAAGGCATCATTTGGAAGCTTTGCTGACTTTAAAGAAAAGTTCTCATCAACCACTGCAACAATTCAAGGCAGTGGATGGGGATGGTTAGTATACAATCCTTCATCAGGTAAGGTTGAATACAAATCAATGCCAAACCAAACTAGCCCAAGAACTGAGAAATTAGTTCCACTGTTGGGTTGCGATGTTTGGGAACATGCATACTATCTCAAATACCAAAACAAGAGACCAGACTATATTGCAGCCTGGTGGAATGTTGTTAACTGGGATGAGGTAGAGAAGAGATTTTCTAAAGCCAAATAA